Within Vicia villosa cultivar HV-30 ecotype Madison, WI linkage group LG1, Vvil1.0, whole genome shotgun sequence, the genomic segment ctcgatgtattccttaaccgttatttagagaaacgatcgtggtgtaggcctcgatgtgcattctctaaatattcacaaaagaactccttattgtatctcctttacttagcggagaagaaatgattgaggtgtgaagcctcgatgtatttcttaaccgttatttagagaaacgattgtggcgtaggcctcgatgtgcgttctctaaatattcaaaaacaaacaaaagactcttttggtatgatctaagtcacaaattaaaatccccataaaaaacaccaaccaaaaacacttcaaaaaacctaataaatgttcagacttaaaacaaaagtgaggaagtgatgcgagaccttgtagtgggttctcgtcatcatggaattacccttaaaagatacaaaccaatctctttttctcctttctaagggcattgttatctccgctccattgcatcctaggctgtccccttatgcaagagcgtgagcgttaacgccgcccaattaaaaaacacaaaaacaaacagaaaatcgtgagccgagctacggtaactctgattcctgaaaaggatacgtaggcagcggggtagggcccgtgcgagtacaattctttattttccctacattttgcattcatttcgcatttagacatagacatagtatacaccctttagatagaaacaaacataggtggataccatcgagtacgatgggcgtgaggggtgctagcaccttccccttgcgtaaccgactcccgtaccttgattctctggtcgcaagaccctgttccttcctttgttaggttttctgatattcctttcccttatgggataaatatattggtggcgactctgttcatttttcgcgagcgttaCCGTTTTTTATTCTATAGTTACAAAATTTATTTAGGCTAAATTataattttggtccccctattttgaccAACTCATGAAATCAGtccccctatttattttttaaacagttttggtccctatgttcatttttcattcaaaaaacactGTTGTGTACTATTTTTTAGATACGTAGCATACTTTTATTGACTTGgaataagaaatattaattattgatgatgttttcttCCTTTAATCGTCTTCTCTGATCGTCGTCTTTTTCTCCAAGCTTGTTCGTTCATCTCTTTCATTCTCCAATAAAACGCTCTCTACGTTCTCTCTCGTTCAAAAAGTATCCAACGAATACAAAAAAACTgaaaaatcaacattttttggacgaaaaatgcacatgggggaccaaaactgtttaaaaaataaataggaggACTGATTTCGTGAATTGACCAAAATAAGGGGacaaaaactgtaatttagccatttatttattagtattataaaattattattctttaaatgttattctttttaaACTTTTTCCTTAACTATCTATTAAATGGTCCGTCTTATATAACTACTCATTTTATAACTTTAATTCCCAacatttttttattctattttttttaattctcaccattttttattttattttctataattCCCATTTTAATGGTTATTGAAGTTGTAATTAATATATAGTAATAATGGATAGAAATTAAAAAACAGATATCAAAtatgttaataattattatgtaaaaaaattaaaaataaatagatttaagtaaaagtgaaatgattttctattttatagaatttcttaattaataaatatatttttaacatagttttattttgagaatatataatacgcaattttatttattcatattttttataattaaaattgttcaattttaaaaaaatttggtaAGAAAATGGTtttctttaatattattttttaaatggaaaaTGTTAGATTATATAGCATTAcattacaaataattttaaataaaaaataacattcatttaatgtaaattttatttatatttatataaacaattttttaaatttctctccaattttatatacttttttttaaataatatatttttcaattgaattaaaatttaataatacatAATAGTACTAAATTTAATTTATCATATCTATTATCTTACCATTATTAAAGAATTGACCAATCTCCCTAATTTACCCTCGCACAAAAAAGCAATTACACACAAAAAAAGGGCATTTAAGTAACTAACAAAATACCATCTAACTTTTTGAGATCTTCATTTCCATTGCGCCAAGTGTTGATTTACCATTGGtccaattttcaaatttcaacttTTCCACCATAATCCTCATTTTTCAATACCTTTTGTCTCTCAGCTCCCGTTTTTCCCTCTATCTCTCTTCCTattatcttctctcttctctgtTTCCTTCGCAAACCCTAGCCCAGCCACAAACCCTAGCAATGTCATCGACCACTCCAATCTCACAATCTCACGGTATTTGTCATTTGATTTCGACCAACTTGGCGGCGAccatctgtaatacggtgaactgactttatttgaaatgtgcggatagcaagagtcgccaccgacttttattttatccaattaggaaaggcaaaaagaacaggaaagacctttgaaagattttgagttcggggggtaggttatacaaagggaaggtgtaaggcaccctttgcatccatggttttccatgggctcttaattgctttagctcatttttgtttgaattgtttgaaaagaagtgtcgtgtgtgatttaggaaaagatttgaataaggactttagcttgtaaataagcgtagcctttttgaattgatttgaaaaggaggtgtgaaaatcattttgaattttgaatgtgtgagcaagcatttaagaactacctaccctaagtttgtctttcttgttctttaagtctttcgggcgaaagggtctatccataccatgagagggcaagaagtctttcaattggatgtttaagggtcgtcgagaataatcgttcgccataagactgtccctaccataaagagggcaggtagtctaagggaaggatgtaatagtcatttaggcaacatgtaaggacaccttagcattcgaagggactatcaccatttaatcgagggacgagatcatttttatCGTAGGCGAATCGaatggactatgatcttttaccggagggacatggtgattttaattcgtaggcagcaggctaaggtatccctacgctcgaagggacttgactatttgatcgaaatcgaaggcaacaggcaacaagagggataaccttaaaggtgtgtgtatGCACCAACCATGTGAGTTAGATTCGAGTGTTTATCTTGCGTTAGTGGGCTAAGTTCAATTACTTGttatcactccctattttactaaccacacagttaatatatttacataaaaaataaattgcgcaaattaaatcctacgctattacatggcttcgggatttGGGGATACATAATAAAAACCGGGGGATGCGGAAAACAGAAATTAGATCCTAATTATTATTACATTCGAAAATTTGCAACCTATACaacttctagaatttaaataacagaaattaaataattaaataaataattaaataacagcATAATTTAATAAAAGACGGAATTTAAACAAACATGCGACATTCAAGAGTTTTGAGATGAGATGAGAATCGCGCTttgaaagaaaattcaatttgattacaaCAGGCAAACCTAAACCTTAAAGGTTGAAAACCTAATGGGGCGAAAACATAGTGATCAAGGTTTAAAATTGCAAAACCTAAATTCTAATTAAGTTagcctaaatctgcaaaattaattattggttaaacCTACAACTAAGTTAATTGATctaattcaaaaattaaattaaaattattataaaacctaaattaaatttaaattagtttaaCTAGTATAATCCTAAAAActaaattagtttattttaaaaaagaaaaagagtttgattttaattaaaaggtttgtaaagttttaaagaaaagaaaaaaaaaagagtaaaaactaattatataataaatataaaacaatttagAAAAACCTGGGGTTTGGATCTGTGTTGCTGGTCCTTGAGGGTTCATGGTACGGAGGCGCATCCTGGGGCGTTAGATCCTGCGTGGCTGGACATCTGACGGTGATGATTAATGGTGCGTCATAGACTTGAGCATGGGAGTTGCACTGAATCCTGTGAAAAAGCCTTTGTTCAAATTAAAGTGTCACAGaaggggatcgaacccaggacaCTATGATTAATGCATTGCTCACGTTACCAGCTTTACCATGATGTTTATATGCTATACAATTACCCGTGATTAAATAAATAGGAAAACAAAACATAATTTGCAATTTGAAAGGAAAAGTCAGAAGTGGGTCCCTGTGGTGGCGCGTTCAACCAATGAGGAGAGGGGAGAGAGTGCCTTTCCGTTGACTAGCCACTTGCATGCTGCCACGCTTTATTTCAAGAGTCACGGCCACTGTTCACTATCTTCTTCCTCGGCTGCTGCGAATTTACTCGCAAAATTTGGTGCggctttacctgcggattttcccgcAGGTGTTATGCTTCCATGGCTGCGACCTTCATACCTGCAAAATAAAACGAATAAAAGTCCAAAGGGTACTCCTCCCCCCTGAATCGCACATCCTGAGTCCATTGGTAACATTAGTTTCTTCTGAAAACGATCGTACATGGAGATACGACATCAATACGAccttgtgccctaacaatggcaaaggATCATTCCGGCCTGCATGCTTTGAAACAACAAGTATAAATCGTTCTAAACATCATATCTAACCTATGCATATGAAAAAGAAACGTTAGTATGGCCTAAAAATCAAAATTGAACGTGAAGAAAATTAGCAAACCATGAGGAACTCGGAAGTCACGTTCCTGGAAGCTTTGGCTTTCAGTGAGGGTTGTGTTCGATTCCTGGTCACCTCAGGAGCCTGTATGGATCAATAAAATCGATGGAAAGCTCCTAGAAATTCAGTCTTGAGAATGCCCTAagtgattgattttcttgaagtTTCGAACACGGTTTTGAATGAAGTTTAGAGGCTAGGGTTTCGTGGAGAGTGGCTGAATATTGTTAGGTATATATATGAAGTGCATTAGGTTAAAATACTTGGAAACAAATCAAGTGGATTCATATCTTTTGAAGATGGagagatttgatttgaaaattgcACCTAAACCTTCTAATTTTGGATCATTCTATTTCCATGCCTCTTTTCACGTTTTATTGGCTCTTGGATTGATTTAGGATTGATCAAAACTTGGagaatcaaatatattatcttttattatttatttatgattttattttaatttaaatgaataaattcaaataaaataggaaataaaatcaagaaataaataaaaaaaagttcatgGACCTCTAGTAAGCTTATGATCACGTGGACACCTCAAATACTAAGGCCCATCACTTAAAAGTCTCAATTTCATCAATTAGGATTTTATAGTTTTCTCGAATTTTGCCCAACTTGCACCAATCATAACTCcttaattttttattgtatgaaagtgttcttgagctttttagaaagcttagagtgtcttCTATATaatgcttttggtttcatctcaattaaaaattccatgctcaagttatgagctttgagaaaaaaatgactttttgcgatccttttgaaggacctataatgtattagctcatatctctcaaatgaagaatttttagCCTTGggatgtgagagacaaagttgtagagaattcaatttccttcaaaatgagctttggatgggaaatttttgatgttccatgtaaaagttatggctggtcaaagttcagttgactttaggtccaaaaaccctaatttagaaagttaggtttttgatgatttctgaactttccttgatgaatcatgatcaatccttgatcaaattatgaatgatgcttaaaaatgaggatgttgacgaaaaatcaggagttttgactgtactttgaccacagttgactttttaggtcaaactagtcgactgttgactttctgagcaattgagtggccGATCTTTTGTattgagccctgaattttgtTATGGAGATAGTGTGGAGTATCAtaggccatatgggatgccttaaAGCCATTgcttcattgattttccttcagagcaacaaaaccctagttctctgagccttgtttaggagagtgtgtcttggagctttgtactttgatttgagctttgaataggagaaatgagatggacaaattttggggtatgacaccatcgtTTCTCCATCTCCGGCCGATTCGGTAAGAACGAGCATCGTTTccctttctttctttgttttttcaCTCCTTCGTATTCTTAGATCTATGGTGTtatgatttaatttgagtttgcTTCTTCTCATTTTTGGTGTTATTTATAGGGGTTTtgtcataatatttgattttccttttctCTGCTTCACAAACTGGATTCTTCTCTTAACTGTGTTTTATCTACAATGTTTCAGTAAAAGATTTCACAACAACGCTCAAATCTGTGTGTTTTCTACGAGACTGCATAGATTTGACATATATTGCTTCATTGTCCATGGTGAGTGTTTTCTCTTTATTGTAATTTTATCGTTTGTTTTCTTTCTAAATCTGTTTGGAAAAGTATCTGGAAAATTTGAAAGATCTTTATTTATACACCTTATACACCTTTAAGTGGTTGTTGTATAAGCTCTATTTCCTGTTGCTGTATCAATGGTTTTTCATCAGTATTTTCATTTCTGTAACTGAGTTGTTGAACCTTAATAaacagaaaaaggaaaaaaaacaagttaTGCACATTTTCTGGTTTTGTCTATATTTTCGGCACTAAATATTTCAAATGCTTGGAACGGGGATGGAGGGAAGAATTGAAGGTACTCACTTTCAGAATCATACTCAGACTTAGTTAAGTTACCATGGTTTAGTTTATGAAATATGCATTGTATTTATGTATATATTAACTGATGGGTGTAAGCTGAAAGTGAAGAAACTCCTTCACAGAATTAAAGATACTCACTTTCATAATCATACTCAAACTCAAACTCAAATAAGTTAGAATTGTTACATTgtatttatgtcattttatggCGATGAATAAGCTTTTGGTTGAATGAATATGCATTGTATATATGTAAAATTTGTTGTTCTAAATATGTGTGTAGTGAATGGAAGCTGCCACTGTGGTAATAGATGGAAATAAGACTGAAACTAGACATATAGTTGTCACAACTATTGTAGCTGCAAAACCATTGTAGCTGCAAAACCATTCTAACTTCTTTTAAGACCTTGCTACCGATATTATTTAGAAATTGTAAGTTTTAATTCCTTTGTAGAAAAAGTTAGAAGCATTTATTACTCCAATTATTTATTAACATAATTTGTTTTTACAGGTTTCAAGATCCATAGGTGATGCATATTTGAAGAAAGTGGAATTCAATAGGGAGCCTCTGCCACAAAAGTTTAGACTACCTGAAACCTTTATCAAGCTGATTCTTAGTAGTGAATCATCGGTATCAATTCATAAAATCCAACCCGAAGATAAATTCCGCATCTTTGCTTCTGATGGTTTATGGGAGCATCTTAGCAACCAAGCAACTGTCAATATAGTTAACCTTAATCCACACAACGTAAGTTTCCTTTCGAATATCTCAACCGTGTTTTCTTATTCATGAGTTCTTTTCTCAGTACTATTGATTTATGTAACATGAAATATCACAGAGATATTAGTTACAAGCTTGATTGTGAAGAGACAGTTCCAATGAAAATATTAGTTACAAGCTAACCCAGAATTCTATATTGAAACGGGTCAATTGTGTTGCAAGAATAGCTGCATATATAACATGTTTACAAAATCAATATACATTATAATAAGTTCTGTTGTTGAAGAATAAGTGATTATGCTGAATATACATATGAATTCAGTTACTTACATATCGTTTCTTGTCTTCGttgtaggttttttttttttagcaatTGCATACTCACTAAAGAACTTAAAATTTATGTTGTTAAACATGATTCCAACTTAAAAGACAGTGATAGCAAAAAAATAGAGACCTTAAATGGCCTTCACTTTCAAACTCCCTGCAACTAGGTTTGTTTGAATTTTGAGTCTTTTTACTTTCcgttttctaattcttttaatgGTATGAAAAGTATAAGGATCTAACTGATGCAACACAACAGCATGTCTATAGTGTGTTTATATGTGGTTTGTTATTCAACCATGATTATGGGTGTTATTTTTAGATATAGTACAATTGAAAACTTCCACGTTTCTTATCCCATGCAGGTTAGTGAAATACCACTCACGTGCATATTATTGCTTCTAGCATATGGTGTCCCCCGCAAACATCCTACTGTCCTGATTGGACTTTGAAGAAGAGAAGTCTCCGGGGTGCTCAGTCATCCATCCACCTCTGCTCTTGAATTTAATTAGGGTGTTAAATTCCCGTTCTTCTGCAGGATGCTCCATTGTCCAGCCACCTCTACTATTTGATTTCTTGGGGGGTTGTAAAAACTCTTTCTTCTGTAGGATGCTCCCTCATCCAAATTGCAATTTTAGCTCTCAATAAATTTACTATATTTAATAAAGCTAATGTAATTTAGTCATGTAATTTTAACACATCATTATACTTTAATAAAGCAAAATATATATGGCAAGATTTAACCTTACAAAAGGATGGTTATGAGTGATAATCATTGAATTGGGACAGTAAAAATCTAGAGAGGGTGTTTGATATTATTTGACATCTTTTTTCTCTTCAATCTTAGTAGCTGgacttttatatataaaaaattagcaTATCTATGGAAAGAGATATTTTGGTGATGAATATAAGATATGCATTTGCTAATTAATCTGTCATGTCATCTATTAAAATTTCATGCTAGCCATTTCAAAGTTTTAAGCTTTATATGATATTATAATTGATTTTCTATTATATTTGGTATGCTAACTTAACTGAGCTACAATTCACTCATGGACGAT encodes:
- the LOC131621862 gene encoding probable protein phosphatase 2C 38; this translates as MEAATVVIDGNKTETRHIVVTTIVSRSIGDAYLKKVEFNREPLPQKFRLPETFIKLILSSESSVSIHKIQPEDKFRIFASDGLWEHLSNQATVNIVNLNPHNRY